In Malania oleifera isolate guangnan ecotype guangnan chromosome 8, ASM2987363v1, whole genome shotgun sequence, a single window of DNA contains:
- the LOC131162305 gene encoding protein phosphatase 1 regulatory subunit INH3, with protein MARPMSSATRSLPSATTTLTLERPSQSPSPQQPHPRETLVLKLNRKKKKKVTWKEGTVDNEFLQRKSSKKCCIFHKQKPFDEDDSDDDGDHDHRTGDPDRSEKAAHGHNHGCCSENGGGEGTSDCC; from the coding sequence ATGGCTCGACCCATGAGCTCAGCCACCCGCTCACTGCCCTCAGCCACCACAACCCTAACCCTAGAGCGACCCTCTCAATCTCCTTCTCCCCAACAGCCTCACCCTCGAGAAACCCTAGTTCTTAAACTTAatcggaagaagaagaagaaggtcaCCTGGAAGGAAGGCACCGTTGACAACGAGTTCCTCCAGAGGAAGAGCTCCAAAAAGTGCTGCATTTTCCACAAGCAGAAGCCCTTCGATGAGGATGACAGCGACGACGACGGCGATCACGATCACAGAACCGGCGACCCCGATCGGTCCGAGAAGGCGGCTCACGGCCACAATCACGGTTGCTGCTCAGAGAACGGCGGTGGAGAGGGCACGAGCGATTGTTGTTGA